The following coding sequences are from one Kogia breviceps isolate mKogBre1 chromosome X, mKogBre1 haplotype 1, whole genome shotgun sequence window:
- the RBM10 gene encoding RNA-binding protein 10 isoform X17, producing the protein MKDECVLKGIRFWMVFTGRALWQFLSLSRGGRGDRTGRYGATDRSQDDGGENRSRDHDYRDMDYRSYPREYGSQEGKHDYDDSSEEQSAEDSYEASPGSETQRRRRRRHRHSPTGPPGFPRDGDYRDQDYRTEQGEEEEEEEEEEEEEKASNIVMLRMLPQAATEDDIRGQLQSHGVQAREVRLMRNKSSGQSRGFAFVEFSHLQDATRWMEANQHSLNILGQKVSMHYSDPKPKINEDWLCNKCGVQNFKRREKCFKCGVPKSEAEQKLPLGARLDQQTLPLGGRELSQGLLPLPQPYQAQGVLASQALSQGSEPSSENANDTIILRNLNPHSTMDSILGALAPYAVLSSSNVRVIKDKQTQLNRGFAFIQLSTIVEAAQLLQILQALHPPLTIDGKTINVEFAKGSKRDMASNEGSRINAASVASTAIAAAQWAISQASQGGEGAWATPEEPPVDYSYYQQDEGYGSSQGTESSLYAHGYLKGAKGPGITGTKGDPAGAGPEASLEPGADSVSLQAFSRTQPGATPGVYQQSAAEASGSQGTAANSQSYTIMSPAVLKSELQSPSHPSSSLPPATSPSAQEPYSQYPVPDVSTYQYDETSGYYYDPQTGLYYDPNSQYYYNAQSQQYLYWDGERRTYVPALEQSADGHKETGAPSKEGKEKKEKHKTKTAQQIAKDMERWARSLNKQKENFKNSFQPISSLRDDERRESATADAGYAILEKKGALAERQHTSMDLPKLASDDRPSPPRGLVAAYSGESDSEEEQERGGPEREEKLTDWQKLACLLCRRQFPSKEALIRHQQLSGLHKQNLEIHRRAHLSENELEALEKNDMEQMKYRDRAAERREKYGIPEPPEPKRRKYSGMSAASVDFEQPTRDGLGSDNIGSRMLQAMGWKEGSGLGRKKQGIVTPIEAQTRVRGSGLGARGSSYGVTSTESYKETLHKTMVTRFNEAQ; encoded by the exons AGGGGGTCGTGGAGACAGGACTGGCCGTTACGGAGCCACTGATCGTTCACAGGATGATGGTGGTGAGAACCGCAGCCGGGATCACGACTACCGGGACATGGACTACCGCTCGTATCCCCGCGAGTATGGCAGCCAGGAGGGCAAGCACGACTATGACGACTCGTCCGAGGAGCAGAGTGCAGag GATTCCTACGAGGCCTCCCCGGGCTCCGAGACTCAGCgtaggcggcggcggcggcacagGCACAGCCCCACCGGCCCACCAGGCTTCCCCCGAGACGGCGACTATCGGGACCAGGACTATCGGACCgagcaaggggaggaggaggaggaggaggaggaggaggaggaggaggagaaggccaGTAACATCGTCATGCTGAGGATGCTGCCACAGGCAGCCACTGAGGATGAC ATCCGTGGCCAGCTACAGTCCCACGGCGTCCAAGCACGGGAGGTCCGGCTGATGCGGAACAAATCCTCAG GTCAGAGCCGGGGCTTCGCCTTCGTCGAGTTTAGTCACTTGCAGGACGCTACACGATGGATGGAAGCCAATCAG CACTCCCTCAACATCCTGGGCCAGAAGGTGTCCATGCACTACAGCGACCCCAAGCCCAAGATCAATGAGGACTGGCTGTGTAATAAG TGTGGCGTCCAGAACTTCAAACGCCGTGAGAAGTGCTTCAAATGTGGTGTGCCCAAGTCAG AGGCAGAGCAGAAGCTGCCCCTGGGCGCAAGGTTGGATCAGCAGACGCTACCACTGGGTGGTCGGGAGCTAAGCCAGGGCCTGCTGCCCCTGCCACAGCCCTACCAGGCCCAGGGAGTGCTGGCCTCCCAGGCCCTGTCACAGGGCTCGGAGCCGAGCTCAGAGAACGCCAACGACA CCATCATTTTGCGCAACCTGAACCCACACAGCACCATGGACTCCATCCTGGGGGCCCTGGCACCCTACGCAGTGCTGTCCTCCTCCAACGTACGCGTCATCAAGGACAAGCAGACCCAACTGAACCGTGGCTTTGCCTTCATCCAGCTCTCCACCATCGTG gaggCAGCCCAGCTGCTGCAGATCCTGCAGGCCCTGCACCCGCCGCTCACCATCGATGGCAAGACCATCAACGTTGAGTTTGCCAAGGGTTCTAAGAG GGACATGGCCTCCAACGAAGGCAGTCGCATCAATGCTGCCTCTGTGGCCAGCACTGCCATTGCCGCGGCCCAGTGGGCCATCTCGCAG GCCTCCCAGGGTGGGGAGGGTGCCTGGGCCACCCCCGAGGAGCCACCGGTCGACTACAGCTACTACCAACAGGATGAGGGCTATGGCAGCAGCCAGGGCACAGAGTCCTCTCTCTATGCCCATGGCTACCTCAAGGGCGCGAAGGGCCCCGGCATCACTGGAACCAAAGGGGACCCAGCCGGAGCAG GTCCCGAGGCCTCCCTGGAGCCTGGGGCAGACTCTGTGTCCCTGCAGGCTTTCTCCCGCACCCAGCCTGGTGCCACCCCTGGCGTCTACCAGCAGTCAGCAGCTGAAGCGAGCGGCAGCCAGGGCACTGCTGCCAACAGCCAG TCATACACCATCATGTCACCCGCTGTGCTCAAATCTGAGCTCCAGAGCCCCAGCCATCCCAGCTCTTCCCTGCCACCAGCCACGAGCCCCTCTGCCCAGGAGCCCTACAGCCAGTACC CTGTTCCTGACGTCTCCACCTACCAGTACGATGAGACATCTGGCTACTACTATGACCCCCAGACTGGCCTCTACTACGACCCCAACTCTCAG taCTACTACAATGCTCAGAGCCAGCAGTACCTGTACTGGGATGGGGAAAGGCGGACCTATGTTCCTGCCCTGGAGCAGTCAGCTGATGGGCATAAGGAAACGGGGGCGCCTTCAAAGGAGggcaaagagaagaaggaaaagcacAAGACCAAGACGGCCCAACAG ATTGCCAAGGACATGGAACGCTGGGCCCGCAGCCTcaacaagcaaaaagaaaacttcaaaaacagCTTCCAGCCCATCAGTTCCCTACGAGACGATGAAAGGCGCGAGTCGGCCACTGCAGATGCCGGCTACGCCATCCTAGAGAAGAAG GGAGCACTAGCCGAGAGACAGCACACCAGCATGGACCTCCCAAAACTGGCCAGTGATGACCGCCCA AGCCCACCGAGGGGGCTGGTGGCGGCCTACAGCGGGGAGAGTGACAGTGAGGAGGAGCAGGAGCGCGGGGGCCCAGAGCGGGAAGAGAAGCTCACCGACTGGCAGAAGCTGGCCTGCCTGCTCTGCCGGCGCCAGTTCCCCAGCAAGGAGGCGCTCATCCGGCACCAGCAGCTCTCCGGGCTCCACAAG CAAAACCTTGAGATTCACCGGCGAGCCCACCTGTCAGAAAATGAGCTGgaggcacttgagaagaacgaCATGGAG CAAATGAAGTACCGGGACCGTGCAGCTGAACGCAGAGAGAAGTATGGCATCCCTGAGCCGCCGGAGCCCAAGAGGAGGAAGTATAGCGGCATGTCTGCGGCCTCTGT GGACTTTGAGCAGCCCACGCGGGATGGGCTGGGCAGTGACAACATTGGCAGTCGCATGCTCCAGGCTATGGGCTGGAAAGAGGGCAGCGGCCTGGGCCGCAAAAAACAGGGCATTGTGACTCCCATTGAG GCCCAGACACGGGTGCGGGGCTCCGGCTTGGGTGCCCGAGGCAGCTCCTATGGGGTCACCTCGACCGAGTCATACAAGGAGACGCTGCACAAGACAATGGTGACCCGCTTCAACGAGGCCCAGTGA
- the RBM10 gene encoding RNA-binding protein 10 isoform X24 produces MKDECVLKGIRFWMVFTGRALWQFLSLSRGGRGDRTGRYGATDRSQDDGGENRSRDHDYRDMDYRSYPREYGSQEGKHDYDDSSEEQSAEDSYEASPGSETQRRRRRRHRHSPTGPPGFPRDGDYRDQDYRTEQGEEEEEEEEEEEEEKASNIVMLRMLPQAATEDDIRGQLQSHGVQAREVRLMRNKSSGQSRGFAFVEFSHLQDATRWMEANQHSLNILGQKVSMHYSDPKPKINEDWLCNKCGVQNFKRREKCFKCGVPKSEAEQKLPLGARLDQQTLPLGGRELSQGLLPLPQPYQAQGVLASQALSQGSEPSSENANDTIILRNLNPHSTMDSILGALAPYAVLSSSNVRVIKDKQTQLNRGFAFIQLSTIEAAQLLQILQALHPPLTIDGKTINVEFAKGSKRDMASNEGSRINAASVASTAIAAAQWAISQDEGYGSSQGTESSLYAHGYLKGAKGPGITGTKGDPAGAGPEASLEPGADSVSLQAFSRTQPGATPGVYQQSAAEASGSQGTAANSQSYTIMSPAVLKSELQSPSHPSSSLPPATSPSAQEPYSQYPVPDVSTYQYDETSGYYYDPQTGLYYDPNSQYYYNAQSQQYLYWDGERRTYVPALEQSADGHKETGAPSKEGKEKKEKHKTKTAQQIAKDMERWARSLNKQKENFKNSFQPISSLRDDERRESATADAGYAILEKKGALAERQHTSMDLPKLASDDRPSPPRGLVAAYSGESDSEEEQERGGPEREEKLTDWQKLACLLCRRQFPSKEALIRHQQLSGLHKQNLEIHRRAHLSENELEALEKNDMEQMKYRDRAAERREKYGIPEPPEPKRRKYSGMSAASVDFEQPTRDGLGSDNIGSRMLQAMGWKEGSGLGRKKQGIVTPIEAQTRVRGSGLGARGSSYGVTSTESYKETLHKTMVTRFNEAQ; encoded by the exons AGGGGGTCGTGGAGACAGGACTGGCCGTTACGGAGCCACTGATCGTTCACAGGATGATGGTGGTGAGAACCGCAGCCGGGATCACGACTACCGGGACATGGACTACCGCTCGTATCCCCGCGAGTATGGCAGCCAGGAGGGCAAGCACGACTATGACGACTCGTCCGAGGAGCAGAGTGCAGag GATTCCTACGAGGCCTCCCCGGGCTCCGAGACTCAGCgtaggcggcggcggcggcacagGCACAGCCCCACCGGCCCACCAGGCTTCCCCCGAGACGGCGACTATCGGGACCAGGACTATCGGACCgagcaaggggaggaggaggaggaggaggaggaggaggaggaggaggagaaggccaGTAACATCGTCATGCTGAGGATGCTGCCACAGGCAGCCACTGAGGATGAC ATCCGTGGCCAGCTACAGTCCCACGGCGTCCAAGCACGGGAGGTCCGGCTGATGCGGAACAAATCCTCAG GTCAGAGCCGGGGCTTCGCCTTCGTCGAGTTTAGTCACTTGCAGGACGCTACACGATGGATGGAAGCCAATCAG CACTCCCTCAACATCCTGGGCCAGAAGGTGTCCATGCACTACAGCGACCCCAAGCCCAAGATCAATGAGGACTGGCTGTGTAATAAG TGTGGCGTCCAGAACTTCAAACGCCGTGAGAAGTGCTTCAAATGTGGTGTGCCCAAGTCAG AGGCAGAGCAGAAGCTGCCCCTGGGCGCAAGGTTGGATCAGCAGACGCTACCACTGGGTGGTCGGGAGCTAAGCCAGGGCCTGCTGCCCCTGCCACAGCCCTACCAGGCCCAGGGAGTGCTGGCCTCCCAGGCCCTGTCACAGGGCTCGGAGCCGAGCTCAGAGAACGCCAACGACA CCATCATTTTGCGCAACCTGAACCCACACAGCACCATGGACTCCATCCTGGGGGCCCTGGCACCCTACGCAGTGCTGTCCTCCTCCAACGTACGCGTCATCAAGGACAAGCAGACCCAACTGAACCGTGGCTTTGCCTTCATCCAGCTCTCCACCATC gaggCAGCCCAGCTGCTGCAGATCCTGCAGGCCCTGCACCCGCCGCTCACCATCGATGGCAAGACCATCAACGTTGAGTTTGCCAAGGGTTCTAAGAG GGACATGGCCTCCAACGAAGGCAGTCGCATCAATGCTGCCTCTGTGGCCAGCACTGCCATTGCCGCGGCCCAGTGGGCCATCTCGCAG GATGAGGGCTATGGCAGCAGCCAGGGCACAGAGTCCTCTCTCTATGCCCATGGCTACCTCAAGGGCGCGAAGGGCCCCGGCATCACTGGAACCAAAGGGGACCCAGCCGGAGCAG GTCCCGAGGCCTCCCTGGAGCCTGGGGCAGACTCTGTGTCCCTGCAGGCTTTCTCCCGCACCCAGCCTGGTGCCACCCCTGGCGTCTACCAGCAGTCAGCAGCTGAAGCGAGCGGCAGCCAGGGCACTGCTGCCAACAGCCAG TCATACACCATCATGTCACCCGCTGTGCTCAAATCTGAGCTCCAGAGCCCCAGCCATCCCAGCTCTTCCCTGCCACCAGCCACGAGCCCCTCTGCCCAGGAGCCCTACAGCCAGTACC CTGTTCCTGACGTCTCCACCTACCAGTACGATGAGACATCTGGCTACTACTATGACCCCCAGACTGGCCTCTACTACGACCCCAACTCTCAG taCTACTACAATGCTCAGAGCCAGCAGTACCTGTACTGGGATGGGGAAAGGCGGACCTATGTTCCTGCCCTGGAGCAGTCAGCTGATGGGCATAAGGAAACGGGGGCGCCTTCAAAGGAGggcaaagagaagaaggaaaagcacAAGACCAAGACGGCCCAACAG ATTGCCAAGGACATGGAACGCTGGGCCCGCAGCCTcaacaagcaaaaagaaaacttcaaaaacagCTTCCAGCCCATCAGTTCCCTACGAGACGATGAAAGGCGCGAGTCGGCCACTGCAGATGCCGGCTACGCCATCCTAGAGAAGAAG GGAGCACTAGCCGAGAGACAGCACACCAGCATGGACCTCCCAAAACTGGCCAGTGATGACCGCCCA AGCCCACCGAGGGGGCTGGTGGCGGCCTACAGCGGGGAGAGTGACAGTGAGGAGGAGCAGGAGCGCGGGGGCCCAGAGCGGGAAGAGAAGCTCACCGACTGGCAGAAGCTGGCCTGCCTGCTCTGCCGGCGCCAGTTCCCCAGCAAGGAGGCGCTCATCCGGCACCAGCAGCTCTCCGGGCTCCACAAG CAAAACCTTGAGATTCACCGGCGAGCCCACCTGTCAGAAAATGAGCTGgaggcacttgagaagaacgaCATGGAG CAAATGAAGTACCGGGACCGTGCAGCTGAACGCAGAGAGAAGTATGGCATCCCTGAGCCGCCGGAGCCCAAGAGGAGGAAGTATAGCGGCATGTCTGCGGCCTCTGT GGACTTTGAGCAGCCCACGCGGGATGGGCTGGGCAGTGACAACATTGGCAGTCGCATGCTCCAGGCTATGGGCTGGAAAGAGGGCAGCGGCCTGGGCCGCAAAAAACAGGGCATTGTGACTCCCATTGAG GCCCAGACACGGGTGCGGGGCTCCGGCTTGGGTGCCCGAGGCAGCTCCTATGGGGTCACCTCGACCGAGTCATACAAGGAGACGCTGCACAAGACAATGGTGACCCGCTTCAACGAGGCCCAGTGA
- the RBM10 gene encoding RNA-binding protein 10 isoform X37, producing the protein MKDECVLKGIRFWMVFTGRALWQFLSLSRGGRGDRTGRYGATDRSQDDGGENRSRDHDYRDMDYRSYPREYGSQEGKHDYDDSSEEQSAEIRGQLQSHGVQAREVRLMRNKSSGQSRGFAFVEFSHLQDATRWMEANQHSLNILGQKVSMHYSDPKPKINEDWLCNKCGVQNFKRREKCFKCGVPKSEAEQKLPLGARLDQQTLPLGGRELSQGLLPLPQPYQAQGVLASQALSQGSEPSSENANDTIILRNLNPHSTMDSILGALAPYAVLSSSNVRVIKDKQTQLNRGFAFIQLSTIEAAQLLQILQALHPPLTIDGKTINVEFAKGSKRDMASNEGSRINAASVASTAIAAAQWAISQDEGYGSSQGTESSLYAHGYLKGAKGPGITGTKGDPAGAGPEASLEPGADSVSLQAFSRTQPGATPGVYQQSAAEASGSQGTAANSQSYTIMSPAVLKSELQSPSHPSSSLPPATSPSAQEPYSQYPVPDVSTYQYDETSGYYYDPQTGLYYDPNSQYYYNAQSQQYLYWDGERRTYVPALEQSADGHKETGAPSKEGKEKKEKHKTKTAQQIAKDMERWARSLNKQKENFKNSFQPISSLRDDERRESATADAGYAILEKKGALAERQHTSMDLPKLASDDRPSPPRGLVAAYSGESDSEEEQERGGPEREEKLTDWQKLACLLCRRQFPSKEALIRHQQLSGLHKQNLEIHRRAHLSENELEALEKNDMEQMKYRDRAAERREKYGIPEPPEPKRRKYSGMSAASVDFEQPTRDGLGSDNIGSRMLQAMGWKEGSGLGRKKQGIVTPIEAQTRVRGSGLGARGSSYGVTSTESYKETLHKTMVTRFNEAQ; encoded by the exons AGGGGGTCGTGGAGACAGGACTGGCCGTTACGGAGCCACTGATCGTTCACAGGATGATGGTGGTGAGAACCGCAGCCGGGATCACGACTACCGGGACATGGACTACCGCTCGTATCCCCGCGAGTATGGCAGCCAGGAGGGCAAGCACGACTATGACGACTCGTCCGAGGAGCAGAGTGCAGag ATCCGTGGCCAGCTACAGTCCCACGGCGTCCAAGCACGGGAGGTCCGGCTGATGCGGAACAAATCCTCAG GTCAGAGCCGGGGCTTCGCCTTCGTCGAGTTTAGTCACTTGCAGGACGCTACACGATGGATGGAAGCCAATCAG CACTCCCTCAACATCCTGGGCCAGAAGGTGTCCATGCACTACAGCGACCCCAAGCCCAAGATCAATGAGGACTGGCTGTGTAATAAG TGTGGCGTCCAGAACTTCAAACGCCGTGAGAAGTGCTTCAAATGTGGTGTGCCCAAGTCAG AGGCAGAGCAGAAGCTGCCCCTGGGCGCAAGGTTGGATCAGCAGACGCTACCACTGGGTGGTCGGGAGCTAAGCCAGGGCCTGCTGCCCCTGCCACAGCCCTACCAGGCCCAGGGAGTGCTGGCCTCCCAGGCCCTGTCACAGGGCTCGGAGCCGAGCTCAGAGAACGCCAACGACA CCATCATTTTGCGCAACCTGAACCCACACAGCACCATGGACTCCATCCTGGGGGCCCTGGCACCCTACGCAGTGCTGTCCTCCTCCAACGTACGCGTCATCAAGGACAAGCAGACCCAACTGAACCGTGGCTTTGCCTTCATCCAGCTCTCCACCATC gaggCAGCCCAGCTGCTGCAGATCCTGCAGGCCCTGCACCCGCCGCTCACCATCGATGGCAAGACCATCAACGTTGAGTTTGCCAAGGGTTCTAAGAG GGACATGGCCTCCAACGAAGGCAGTCGCATCAATGCTGCCTCTGTGGCCAGCACTGCCATTGCCGCGGCCCAGTGGGCCATCTCGCAG GATGAGGGCTATGGCAGCAGCCAGGGCACAGAGTCCTCTCTCTATGCCCATGGCTACCTCAAGGGCGCGAAGGGCCCCGGCATCACTGGAACCAAAGGGGACCCAGCCGGAGCAG GTCCCGAGGCCTCCCTGGAGCCTGGGGCAGACTCTGTGTCCCTGCAGGCTTTCTCCCGCACCCAGCCTGGTGCCACCCCTGGCGTCTACCAGCAGTCAGCAGCTGAAGCGAGCGGCAGCCAGGGCACTGCTGCCAACAGCCAG TCATACACCATCATGTCACCCGCTGTGCTCAAATCTGAGCTCCAGAGCCCCAGCCATCCCAGCTCTTCCCTGCCACCAGCCACGAGCCCCTCTGCCCAGGAGCCCTACAGCCAGTACC CTGTTCCTGACGTCTCCACCTACCAGTACGATGAGACATCTGGCTACTACTATGACCCCCAGACTGGCCTCTACTACGACCCCAACTCTCAG taCTACTACAATGCTCAGAGCCAGCAGTACCTGTACTGGGATGGGGAAAGGCGGACCTATGTTCCTGCCCTGGAGCAGTCAGCTGATGGGCATAAGGAAACGGGGGCGCCTTCAAAGGAGggcaaagagaagaaggaaaagcacAAGACCAAGACGGCCCAACAG ATTGCCAAGGACATGGAACGCTGGGCCCGCAGCCTcaacaagcaaaaagaaaacttcaaaaacagCTTCCAGCCCATCAGTTCCCTACGAGACGATGAAAGGCGCGAGTCGGCCACTGCAGATGCCGGCTACGCCATCCTAGAGAAGAAG GGAGCACTAGCCGAGAGACAGCACACCAGCATGGACCTCCCAAAACTGGCCAGTGATGACCGCCCA AGCCCACCGAGGGGGCTGGTGGCGGCCTACAGCGGGGAGAGTGACAGTGAGGAGGAGCAGGAGCGCGGGGGCCCAGAGCGGGAAGAGAAGCTCACCGACTGGCAGAAGCTGGCCTGCCTGCTCTGCCGGCGCCAGTTCCCCAGCAAGGAGGCGCTCATCCGGCACCAGCAGCTCTCCGGGCTCCACAAG CAAAACCTTGAGATTCACCGGCGAGCCCACCTGTCAGAAAATGAGCTGgaggcacttgagaagaacgaCATGGAG CAAATGAAGTACCGGGACCGTGCAGCTGAACGCAGAGAGAAGTATGGCATCCCTGAGCCGCCGGAGCCCAAGAGGAGGAAGTATAGCGGCATGTCTGCGGCCTCTGT GGACTTTGAGCAGCCCACGCGGGATGGGCTGGGCAGTGACAACATTGGCAGTCGCATGCTCCAGGCTATGGGCTGGAAAGAGGGCAGCGGCCTGGGCCGCAAAAAACAGGGCATTGTGACTCCCATTGAG GCCCAGACACGGGTGCGGGGCTCCGGCTTGGGTGCCCGAGGCAGCTCCTATGGGGTCACCTCGACCGAGTCATACAAGGAGACGCTGCACAAGACAATGGTGACCCGCTTCAACGAGGCCCAGTGA
- the RBM10 gene encoding RNA-binding protein 10 isoform X29 codes for MKDECVLKGIRFWMVFTGRALWQFLSLSRGGRGDRTGRYGATDRSQDDGGENRSRDHDYRDMDYRSYPREYGSQEGKHDYDDSSEEQSAEDSYEASPGSETQRRRRRRHRHSPTGPPGFPRDGDYRDQDYRTEQGEEEEEEEEEEEEEKASNIVMLRMLPQAATEDDIRGQLQSHGVQAREVRLMRNKSSGQSRGFAFVEFSHLQDATRWMEANQHSLNILGQKVSMHYSDPKPKINEDWLCNKCGVQNFKRREKCFKCGVPKSAIILRNLNPHSTMDSILGALAPYAVLSSSNVRVIKDKQTQLNRGFAFIQLSTIEAAQLLQILQALHPPLTIDGKTINVEFAKGSKRDMASNEGSRINAASVASTAIAAAQWAISQASQGGEGAWATPEEPPVDYSYYQQDEGYGSSQGTESSLYAHGYLKGAKGPGITGTKGDPAGAGPEASLEPGADSVSLQAFSRTQPGATPGVYQQSAAEASGSQGTAANSQSYTIMSPAVLKSELQSPSHPSSSLPPATSPSAQEPYSQYPVPDVSTYQYDETSGYYYDPQTGLYYDPNSQYYYNAQSQQYLYWDGERRTYVPALEQSADGHKETGAPSKEGKEKKEKHKTKTAQQIAKDMERWARSLNKQKENFKNSFQPISSLRDDERRESATADAGYAILEKKGALAERQHTSMDLPKLASDDRPSPPRGLVAAYSGESDSEEEQERGGPEREEKLTDWQKLACLLCRRQFPSKEALIRHQQLSGLHKQNLEIHRRAHLSENELEALEKNDMEQMKYRDRAAERREKYGIPEPPEPKRRKYSGMSAASVDFEQPTRDGLGSDNIGSRMLQAMGWKEGSGLGRKKQGIVTPIEAQTRVRGSGLGARGSSYGVTSTESYKETLHKTMVTRFNEAQ; via the exons AGGGGGTCGTGGAGACAGGACTGGCCGTTACGGAGCCACTGATCGTTCACAGGATGATGGTGGTGAGAACCGCAGCCGGGATCACGACTACCGGGACATGGACTACCGCTCGTATCCCCGCGAGTATGGCAGCCAGGAGGGCAAGCACGACTATGACGACTCGTCCGAGGAGCAGAGTGCAGag GATTCCTACGAGGCCTCCCCGGGCTCCGAGACTCAGCgtaggcggcggcggcggcacagGCACAGCCCCACCGGCCCACCAGGCTTCCCCCGAGACGGCGACTATCGGGACCAGGACTATCGGACCgagcaaggggaggaggaggaggaggaggaggaggaggaggaggaggagaaggccaGTAACATCGTCATGCTGAGGATGCTGCCACAGGCAGCCACTGAGGATGAC ATCCGTGGCCAGCTACAGTCCCACGGCGTCCAAGCACGGGAGGTCCGGCTGATGCGGAACAAATCCTCAG GTCAGAGCCGGGGCTTCGCCTTCGTCGAGTTTAGTCACTTGCAGGACGCTACACGATGGATGGAAGCCAATCAG CACTCCCTCAACATCCTGGGCCAGAAGGTGTCCATGCACTACAGCGACCCCAAGCCCAAGATCAATGAGGACTGGCTGTGTAATAAG TGTGGCGTCCAGAACTTCAAACGCCGTGAGAAGTGCTTCAAATGTGGTGTGCCCAAGTCAG CCATCATTTTGCGCAACCTGAACCCACACAGCACCATGGACTCCATCCTGGGGGCCCTGGCACCCTACGCAGTGCTGTCCTCCTCCAACGTACGCGTCATCAAGGACAAGCAGACCCAACTGAACCGTGGCTTTGCCTTCATCCAGCTCTCCACCATC gaggCAGCCCAGCTGCTGCAGATCCTGCAGGCCCTGCACCCGCCGCTCACCATCGATGGCAAGACCATCAACGTTGAGTTTGCCAAGGGTTCTAAGAG GGACATGGCCTCCAACGAAGGCAGTCGCATCAATGCTGCCTCTGTGGCCAGCACTGCCATTGCCGCGGCCCAGTGGGCCATCTCGCAG GCCTCCCAGGGTGGGGAGGGTGCCTGGGCCACCCCCGAGGAGCCACCGGTCGACTACAGCTACTACCAACAGGATGAGGGCTATGGCAGCAGCCAGGGCACAGAGTCCTCTCTCTATGCCCATGGCTACCTCAAGGGCGCGAAGGGCCCCGGCATCACTGGAACCAAAGGGGACCCAGCCGGAGCAG GTCCCGAGGCCTCCCTGGAGCCTGGGGCAGACTCTGTGTCCCTGCAGGCTTTCTCCCGCACCCAGCCTGGTGCCACCCCTGGCGTCTACCAGCAGTCAGCAGCTGAAGCGAGCGGCAGCCAGGGCACTGCTGCCAACAGCCAG TCATACACCATCATGTCACCCGCTGTGCTCAAATCTGAGCTCCAGAGCCCCAGCCATCCCAGCTCTTCCCTGCCACCAGCCACGAGCCCCTCTGCCCAGGAGCCCTACAGCCAGTACC CTGTTCCTGACGTCTCCACCTACCAGTACGATGAGACATCTGGCTACTACTATGACCCCCAGACTGGCCTCTACTACGACCCCAACTCTCAG taCTACTACAATGCTCAGAGCCAGCAGTACCTGTACTGGGATGGGGAAAGGCGGACCTATGTTCCTGCCCTGGAGCAGTCAGCTGATGGGCATAAGGAAACGGGGGCGCCTTCAAAGGAGggcaaagagaagaaggaaaagcacAAGACCAAGACGGCCCAACAG ATTGCCAAGGACATGGAACGCTGGGCCCGCAGCCTcaacaagcaaaaagaaaacttcaaaaacagCTTCCAGCCCATCAGTTCCCTACGAGACGATGAAAGGCGCGAGTCGGCCACTGCAGATGCCGGCTACGCCATCCTAGAGAAGAAG GGAGCACTAGCCGAGAGACAGCACACCAGCATGGACCTCCCAAAACTGGCCAGTGATGACCGCCCA AGCCCACCGAGGGGGCTGGTGGCGGCCTACAGCGGGGAGAGTGACAGTGAGGAGGAGCAGGAGCGCGGGGGCCCAGAGCGGGAAGAGAAGCTCACCGACTGGCAGAAGCTGGCCTGCCTGCTCTGCCGGCGCCAGTTCCCCAGCAAGGAGGCGCTCATCCGGCACCAGCAGCTCTCCGGGCTCCACAAG CAAAACCTTGAGATTCACCGGCGAGCCCACCTGTCAGAAAATGAGCTGgaggcacttgagaagaacgaCATGGAG CAAATGAAGTACCGGGACCGTGCAGCTGAACGCAGAGAGAAGTATGGCATCCCTGAGCCGCCGGAGCCCAAGAGGAGGAAGTATAGCGGCATGTCTGCGGCCTCTGT GGACTTTGAGCAGCCCACGCGGGATGGGCTGGGCAGTGACAACATTGGCAGTCGCATGCTCCAGGCTATGGGCTGGAAAGAGGGCAGCGGCCTGGGCCGCAAAAAACAGGGCATTGTGACTCCCATTGAG GCCCAGACACGGGTGCGGGGCTCCGGCTTGGGTGCCCGAGGCAGCTCCTATGGGGTCACCTCGACCGAGTCATACAAGGAGACGCTGCACAAGACAATGGTGACCCGCTTCAACGAGGCCCAGTGA